A genomic segment from Streptomyces sp. NBC_01233 encodes:
- a CDS encoding DNA alkylation repair protein, protein MLSNDRRPPRVPGSPLADTLLDRLTRTYAAAADPARAAAMTAYMKGVAPFLGIPTPRRRELSKAVTRDTPTPSEGDCTALALRCWRLPEREYHYFAVDYLRRHVPRCSSGFLPVIRHLIVTVPWWDTVDLLAAHAVGPLVAADPELAEVMDEWIEDEDLWLVRAALLHQLRYKAATDTGRLFAYCRRRAGHPDFFLRKAIGWSLREYAKTDPGAVRAFVEAERANLAPLSVREALKNLPAA, encoded by the coding sequence ATGCTGTCGAACGACCGGCGGCCCCCGAGGGTTCCCGGCAGCCCCCTCGCGGACACCCTCCTGGACCGGCTGACCAGGACGTACGCGGCAGCCGCCGACCCCGCGCGGGCCGCGGCGATGACCGCGTACATGAAGGGCGTCGCACCCTTTCTCGGCATCCCGACGCCGCGGCGCCGGGAACTGTCGAAGGCCGTGACCCGGGACACCCCCACACCGTCGGAGGGGGACTGCACGGCGCTCGCGCTGCGCTGCTGGCGGCTCCCCGAGCGCGAGTACCACTACTTCGCGGTGGACTACCTGCGCCGCCACGTCCCCCGGTGCTCCTCCGGCTTCCTGCCGGTGATCCGGCATCTGATCGTCACCGTCCCCTGGTGGGACACCGTCGACCTGCTGGCCGCGCACGCGGTCGGCCCGCTGGTGGCAGCCGACCCGGAGCTGGCGGAGGTGATGGACGAGTGGATCGAGGACGAGGACCTCTGGCTCGTCCGCGCCGCCCTGCTGCACCAGCTCCGCTACAAGGCCGCCACCGACACCGGGCGCCTCTTCGCCTACTGCCGTCGCCGGGCCGGCCACCCGGACTTCTTCCTGCGCAAGGCCATCGGATGGTCCCTGCGGGAGTACGCGAAGACCGACCCCGGCGCGGTGCGCGCCTTCGTCGAGGCCGAACGCGCAAACCTGGCCCCGCTGTCCGTGCGCGAGGCGCTCAAGAACCTTCCCGCCGCGTAG
- a CDS encoding TVP38/TMEM64 family protein, giving the protein MSLLLAPWTRLSLLVVLLVAAGVCVLLFEPQRLLSEGWPPGLPVGTAVLLFAAAYGVCAAAFVPRPLLNLAAGAVFGTQFGLVAAVGGTVLGAGIAFGLGRIMGQEALRPYLRGRWLEAADGQLSRHGFRSMLAVRLFPGVPFVVANYCAAVSRCGWIPFLLATALGVVPNTTAYVIAGASASSPGSPAFLVSFAFIVVSVVAAGAVAWRKRHRLAPPRSRDSAYELTPQHPPVVSGTSHGL; this is encoded by the coding sequence ATGTCCCTCCTCCTCGCGCCGTGGACCCGGCTGTCGCTGCTCGTCGTGCTGCTGGTGGCGGCCGGCGTGTGCGTGCTGCTGTTCGAGCCCCAGCGCCTGCTCTCGGAGGGCTGGCCCCCGGGCCTCCCGGTGGGCACGGCGGTCCTGCTGTTCGCAGCCGCGTACGGTGTGTGCGCCGCGGCCTTCGTACCGCGCCCCCTGCTGAACCTGGCCGCGGGAGCCGTCTTCGGCACCCAGTTCGGCCTCGTCGCAGCGGTCGGCGGCACCGTCCTCGGCGCCGGGATCGCCTTCGGCCTCGGCCGGATCATGGGCCAGGAGGCTTTGCGCCCGTACCTGCGCGGCCGCTGGCTCGAGGCGGCGGACGGCCAGCTCAGCCGGCACGGCTTCCGCTCGATGCTCGCCGTCCGGCTCTTTCCCGGTGTGCCCTTCGTGGTGGCCAACTACTGCGCGGCGGTGTCCCGCTGCGGCTGGATCCCCTTCCTCCTCGCGACGGCGCTCGGCGTCGTGCCGAACACCACCGCGTACGTGATCGCCGGGGCCAGCGCCTCCTCCCCCGGTTCGCCCGCCTTCCTGGTCTCCTTCGCCTTCATCGTGGTCTCGGTGGTGGCGGCCGGGGCCGTCGCCTGGCGCAAGCGGCACCGCCTGGCACCCCCGCGATCCCGGGATTCGGCGTACGAACTGACGCCCCAGCACCCCCCCGTGGTCAGTGGCACTTCGCACGGGCTCTAG
- a CDS encoding undecaprenyl-diphosphate phosphatase, whose product MSWFESLILGLVQGLTEFLPISSSAHLRLTAAFAGWHDPGAAFTAITQIGTEAAVLIYFRKDIARIISTWFRSLYTKALRSEQDAKMGWLVIVGSIPIGVLGLVFKDAIVGPARDLRLTATTLIVMGIVLGVADRLAARDEEGGRHRAIRERKTLKELSVKDGLIFGACQAMALIPGVSRSGATISGGLLLGFTREAAARYSFLLAIPAVLASGAFEILDVVEEPGHISWGPTIFATVIAFFVGYAVIAWFMRFITTKSFMPFVIYRILLGILLFVLIGADVLSPHAGESGS is encoded by the coding sequence ATGAGCTGGTTCGAATCCCTAATCCTCGGTCTCGTCCAGGGGCTTACGGAGTTCCTCCCGATCTCCTCCAGCGCCCACCTGCGGCTGACCGCGGCGTTCGCCGGCTGGCACGACCCAGGAGCGGCCTTCACCGCGATCACCCAGATCGGCACCGAGGCCGCCGTCCTGATCTATTTCCGCAAGGACATCGCGCGGATCATCTCCACCTGGTTCCGTTCCCTGTACACAAAGGCCCTGCGCTCCGAGCAGGACGCCAAGATGGGCTGGCTGGTGATCGTCGGCTCGATCCCGATCGGCGTCCTCGGTCTGGTCTTCAAGGACGCGATCGTGGGCCCGGCCCGTGACCTGCGGCTGACGGCGACCACCCTCATCGTGATGGGCATCGTGCTCGGCGTCGCCGACCGGCTGGCCGCACGCGACGAGGAGGGCGGCCGGCACCGCGCCATCCGCGAGCGCAAGACGCTCAAGGAGCTCAGCGTCAAGGACGGCCTGATCTTCGGCGCCTGCCAGGCGATGGCCCTGATCCCGGGCGTCTCCCGGTCCGGCGCGACGATCTCCGGCGGTCTGCTGCTGGGCTTCACCCGCGAAGCCGCGGCGCGGTACTCCTTCCTCCTCGCCATCCCGGCCGTCCTGGCCTCGGGAGCGTTCGAGATCCTGGACGTGGTCGAGGAGCCGGGCCACATCTCCTGGGGTCCGACGATCTTCGCCACGGTCATCGCCTTCTTCGTGGGCTACGCCGTGATCGCGTGGTTCATGCGCTTCATTACCACCAAGAGCTTCATGCCCTTCGTGATCTACCGGATCCTGCTCGGCATCCTGCTGTTCGTGCTGATCGGCGCGGACGTGCTGAGCCCGCACGCGGGCGAGTCCGGCTCCTAG
- a CDS encoding nuclear transport factor 2 family protein has protein sequence MTQRVDLATVMDRLAIDEVVTGYAVAVDDGDWAAYRALFTASGRVDYSSAGGIEGSAGEVADWLAQTMKLFPVRQHLIVNRLVRLEDLGGSPGDSAEVRADFLNPMRLAGPESDPAVTAPNFVAAGRYAFALARTRDGWRLTRVTVHETWRHMSA, from the coding sequence ATGACTCAGCGTGTGGATCTCGCGACGGTAATGGACCGGCTGGCGATCGACGAAGTGGTCACGGGCTACGCGGTGGCCGTCGACGACGGCGACTGGGCCGCCTACCGCGCCCTCTTCACCGCCTCCGGGCGGGTCGACTACAGCTCGGCGGGCGGGATCGAGGGTTCGGCGGGGGAGGTCGCGGACTGGCTCGCGCAGACCATGAAGCTCTTCCCCGTACGTCAGCACCTGATCGTCAACCGGCTCGTCCGGCTGGAGGACCTGGGCGGTTCGCCCGGCGACAGCGCCGAGGTCCGGGCGGACTTCCTCAACCCGATGCGCCTGGCGGGGCCGGAGTCCGATCCTGCCGTCACCGCTCCCAACTTCGTCGCCGCCGGACGCTACGCCTTCGCGCTGGCCCGCACCCGTGACGGCTGGCGGCTCACCCGCGTCACCGTGCACGAGACGTGGCGGCACATGTCCGCCTGA
- the lnt gene encoding apolipoprotein N-acyltransferase produces MIAMRNEWMRRWRAPAAVAAGALPALAFPAPALWWFAYVALAPWMLLLRSAPTGRRAALEGWLGGAGFIVAVHHWLLPSLHVFLIPVAALLGLLWIPWALLVRELLGGVPSAGRAVSALVLVPAGWLLSELVRSWQGLGGPWGLLGASQWQVPPALRLASVGGVWLVSLLVVAVNCALVLLLAVPGARIPAVAGITGCAVLTAVVWVWAAGPAESGRLRVAVVQPGPVPDGPDSVERRFSVGERLTRPLAGQRVDLVVWGESSVGEDLTARPDLARRLASLSAEVGAPLLVNVDARRADRPGIYKSAVLVGPGGPTGDRYDKMRLVPFGEYVPARALLGWATSVGKAAGEDRVPGAAPVVMDLPARPDGAGAPTGVRLGPLVCFESAFPDMSRRLTLDGASLLIAQSATSTFQESWAPAQHASLAALRAAENGRPMVHATLTGISVVHGPSGERIGAALPTSASAAAVYEVPLARGTTLYGRFGDWPVGASLAALAVYCAVAGVRSLRRPAPEPTSPPARTTGG; encoded by the coding sequence ATGATCGCGATGCGGAACGAGTGGATGCGTCGGTGGCGCGCGCCCGCCGCGGTCGCCGCCGGAGCGCTGCCCGCCCTCGCCTTCCCCGCCCCCGCGCTGTGGTGGTTCGCGTACGTCGCCCTCGCGCCCTGGATGCTGCTGCTGAGGTCGGCCCCCACCGGGCGGCGGGCTGCCCTGGAGGGCTGGCTCGGCGGCGCGGGGTTCATCGTGGCCGTCCACCACTGGCTGCTGCCCAGCCTGCACGTCTTCCTGATTCCGGTGGCCGCGCTGCTGGGGCTGCTCTGGATCCCCTGGGCGCTCCTGGTGCGGGAGCTGCTCGGGGGGGTCCCGTCGGCCGGCCGGGCGGTGTCCGCGCTGGTCCTCGTACCGGCGGGTTGGCTGCTGTCGGAGCTGGTCCGGTCCTGGCAGGGGCTGGGCGGGCCGTGGGGGCTGCTGGGAGCCAGTCAGTGGCAGGTGCCGCCCGCGCTGCGGCTGGCCTCCGTGGGCGGCGTGTGGCTGGTCAGCCTGCTGGTGGTGGCGGTGAACTGTGCCCTGGTGCTGCTGCTGGCGGTGCCGGGGGCGCGGATCCCGGCGGTGGCGGGGATCACGGGGTGCGCGGTGCTGACGGCGGTGGTGTGGGTGTGGGCGGCGGGCCCCGCGGAGTCCGGCCGGCTGCGCGTGGCCGTCGTACAGCCGGGCCCGGTGCCGGACGGCCCGGACAGCGTGGAGCGACGGTTCTCGGTCGGTGAGCGGCTGACCCGGCCGCTGGCCGGGCAGCGGGTCGACCTCGTGGTGTGGGGCGAGAGCAGCGTCGGCGAGGACCTGACGGCCCGCCCGGACCTGGCCCGGCGGCTGGCCTCGCTGTCGGCGGAGGTGGGGGCTCCGCTGCTGGTCAACGTGGACGCGCGGCGGGCGGACCGGCCGGGGATCTACAAGAGCGCGGTGCTCGTGGGCCCCGGAGGGCCCACCGGCGACCGGTACGACAAGATGCGGCTCGTCCCCTTCGGGGAGTACGTACCGGCCCGGGCGCTGCTCGGCTGGGCCACTTCGGTCGGAAAGGCGGCCGGCGAGGACCGGGTGCCCGGCGCGGCCCCGGTGGTCATGGACCTGCCCGCGCGACCGGACGGGGCCGGCGCCCCCACCGGTGTCCGCCTCGGTCCCCTGGTCTGCTTCGAGTCGGCCTTCCCCGACATGAGCCGGCGCCTGACCCTCGACGGGGCCTCGCTGCTCATCGCCCAGTCGGCGACGTCCACCTTCCAGGAGAGCTGGGCCCCGGCCCAGCACGCCTCGCTGGCGGCCCTGCGCGCCGCCGAGAACGGCCGCCCGATGGTGCACGCCACCCTCACAGGCATCAGCGTCGTGCACGGCCCCTCCGGCGAGCGGATCGGCGCGGCCCTGCCGACCTCCGCGAGCGCGGCGGCGGTGTACGAGGTCCCGCTCGCCCGGGGCACGACCCTCTACGGCCGCTTCGGGGACTGGCCGGTGGGGGCCTCCCTCGCCGCGCTCGCGGTGTACTGCGCGGTGGCGGGCGTCCGTTCGCTCAGGAGGCCTGCTCCAGAGCCGACTTCACCACCTGCTCGCACAACTGGTGGGTGA
- a CDS encoding Gfo/Idh/MocA family protein produces MKVGCIGLGDIAQKAYLPVLTTRPGLELHLQTRTPATLERVGEIHHVPAARRHTDLDALLAEGLDAAFVHASTAAHPEIVTRLLRAGVPTYVDKPLAYELADSVRLVELAEEQGVSLVVGFNRRHAPAYAQCADHPRDLIIMQKNRVGLPEDPRTLVLDDFIHVVDTLRFLLPGATDHVDVRAVVREGLMHQVVLQLSGDGFTALGIMNRLSGSTEEILEVSGRDTKRQVVNLAEVIDHKGQPTVRRRGDWVSVARQRGIEQVVDHFFEAVETGKTLSARDALLTHQLCEQVVKSALEQAS; encoded by the coding sequence GTGAAGGTCGGCTGCATCGGACTCGGCGACATCGCGCAGAAGGCGTACCTGCCCGTCCTGACCACCCGCCCGGGCCTCGAGCTGCACCTGCAGACCCGCACTCCCGCCACGCTGGAGCGGGTCGGCGAGATCCACCACGTCCCCGCCGCGCGCCGGCACACCGACCTCGACGCGCTGCTGGCCGAGGGGCTCGACGCCGCCTTCGTGCACGCCTCGACCGCGGCCCACCCCGAGATCGTCACGCGACTGCTCCGGGCCGGCGTGCCGACGTACGTGGACAAGCCGCTCGCCTACGAGCTCGCGGACTCGGTGCGGCTGGTGGAACTGGCCGAGGAGCAGGGGGTCTCGCTCGTCGTCGGCTTCAACCGCCGTCACGCGCCCGCCTACGCGCAGTGCGCCGACCACCCGCGCGATCTGATCATCATGCAGAAGAACCGGGTCGGGCTGCCCGAGGACCCGCGCACGCTGGTCCTGGACGACTTCATCCACGTCGTCGACACCCTGCGCTTCCTGCTCCCCGGCGCGACCGACCACGTCGACGTCCGGGCCGTGGTGCGCGAGGGGCTGATGCACCAGGTCGTGCTCCAGCTGTCCGGCGACGGCTTCACCGCGCTCGGCATCATGAACCGGCTGTCCGGCTCCACCGAGGAGATCCTGGAGGTCTCAGGCCGGGACACCAAGCGGCAGGTCGTCAACCTCGCCGAGGTCATCGACCACAAGGGCCAGCCGACCGTGCGGCGCCGCGGGGACTGGGTGTCCGTCGCCCGCCAGCGCGGCATCGAGCAGGTCGTGGACCACTTCTTCGAGGCCGTCGAGACCGGCAAGACCCTCAGCGCGCGGGACGCACTGCTCACCCACCAGTTGTGCGAGCAGGTGGTGAAGTCGGCTCTGGAGCAGGCCTCCTGA
- a CDS encoding DinB family protein produces MTTSSGSHRTEPATTADERDMLDGWLDYHRATLAWKCEGLQDEQLRRTPLAPSELSLLGLVRHMAEVERYWFREIMLGADLPELYCTDEDPDGDFHFSDDATWAENEQVWQTEVELARQAASGRSLDLLSQAESHHRGEVFSLRWVYTHMIEEYARHNGHADLLREQIDGATGD; encoded by the coding sequence ATGACCACCAGTTCTGGATCACATCGCACCGAGCCCGCGACCACCGCCGACGAGCGGGACATGCTGGACGGCTGGCTCGACTACCACCGCGCGACCCTCGCCTGGAAGTGCGAGGGGCTCCAGGACGAGCAGCTGCGCCGCACCCCGCTCGCGCCCTCCGAGTTGAGCCTCCTGGGCCTCGTACGGCACATGGCGGAGGTGGAGCGGTACTGGTTCCGGGAGATCATGCTCGGCGCGGACCTTCCTGAGCTGTACTGCACCGACGAGGACCCGGACGGCGACTTCCACTTCAGCGACGACGCCACCTGGGCCGAGAACGAGCAGGTGTGGCAGACCGAGGTCGAACTGGCGCGCCAGGCCGCCTCGGGCCGTTCGCTGGACCTGCTGTCGCAGGCCGAGAGCCACCACCGCGGCGAGGTCTTCAGCCTGCGCTGGGTCTACACCCACATGATCGAGGAGTACGCGCGCCACAACGGCCACGCGGACCTGCTGCGCGAGCAGATAGACGGAGCCACGGGCGACTAG
- a CDS encoding uracil-DNA glycosylase, protein MLPESWLPVLGGELDQPYFKELTEFVEKERANGPVYPPREQVFAALEATPFEKVKVLVLGQDPYHGAGQGHGLCFSVQPGVKTPPSLRNIYKEMKEELGLPVPDNGYLMPWAQQGVLLLNAVLTVREAEPNSHKGKGWEKFTDAVIRAVSERPDPAVFVLWGAYAQKKIPLIDEERHVVVKGAHPSPLSAKKFFGSRPFTQINEAIAAQGHEPIDWRIPDLG, encoded by the coding sequence ATGCTGCCCGAGTCCTGGCTCCCCGTCCTCGGAGGGGAGCTGGACCAGCCCTACTTCAAAGAACTCACCGAGTTCGTCGAGAAGGAACGGGCGAACGGGCCGGTCTACCCGCCCCGCGAGCAGGTGTTCGCGGCCCTGGAGGCCACTCCCTTCGAGAAGGTGAAGGTGCTGGTCCTGGGCCAGGACCCCTACCACGGCGCGGGCCAGGGTCACGGCCTGTGCTTCTCCGTGCAGCCCGGGGTCAAGACCCCGCCGTCGCTGCGCAACATCTACAAGGAGATGAAGGAGGAGCTCGGCCTGCCGGTCCCGGACAACGGGTACCTGATGCCGTGGGCCCAGCAGGGCGTCCTGCTGCTCAACGCGGTCCTCACCGTCCGGGAGGCCGAGCCCAATTCGCACAAGGGCAAGGGCTGGGAGAAGTTCACCGACGCCGTGATCCGCGCGGTGTCCGAGCGGCCCGACCCGGCCGTCTTCGTCCTCTGGGGCGCCTACGCCCAGAAGAAGATCCCGCTGATCGACGAGGAGCGGCACGTCGTGGTCAAGGGGGCCCACCCCTCCCCGCTGTCGGCCAAGAAGTTCTTCGGATCCCGGCCCTTCACGCAGATCAACGAGGCCATCGCCGCCCAGGGCCATGAGCCGATCGACTGGCGGATCCCGGACCTCGGCTGA
- a CDS encoding ABC transporter substrate-binding protein produces the protein MFNRTRCLQITAALASISLLAGCGLLSEDNDEDAKRIVVGTTSAPSTLDPAAAWDGSWELYRNVYQTLLAFPTGSTKPQPDAAQNCEFTDGASQAYRCTLRKGLKFSNGEPLDAKAVKHSLERIKTIGSKVGPKDLFGSLDKIETPDALTVVFHLNTSDATFPYVLGSPAASLVAPKDYPADKVRQDGKVTGSGPYVLDSYKEGNEAVLSDNGSYTGFANRRNKAVTIRYFQDSQKMVSALKAKEIDATYRGLSATEVTDLQTPAAHAQGVQVVENVGAEIRYLVFNPKDPAVNKLAVRQAIAQTVDRGTLVSKVYQGTAEPLYSMVPKGVVGHKTPFYDKYGAADVAKAKKILKDAGVPTPVDLTFWYTTDRYGSSTAEEFTELKRQLDESQLFRITLRSQPWKAFQEGYKGQEYPVFGRGWFPDFPDPDNFIAPFVGKENAVGTPYEPTEILTDLLPKSRRDGDRSAGVQQFEKAQQIFAEDVRLLPLWQGKLYVAAQEDIAGAERALDPQTAMQMWELYRKTSW, from the coding sequence GTGTTCAACCGGACCAGATGCCTGCAGATCACTGCGGCCCTTGCGTCCATATCCCTGCTCGCCGGATGCGGCCTGCTGTCGGAGGACAACGACGAGGACGCCAAGAGGATCGTCGTCGGCACCACGAGCGCACCGAGCACCCTCGATCCCGCTGCCGCGTGGGACGGCTCCTGGGAGCTGTACCGGAACGTCTACCAGACGCTGCTGGCGTTCCCCACGGGTTCCACCAAGCCCCAGCCCGACGCCGCCCAGAACTGCGAGTTCACGGACGGCGCGAGCCAGGCCTACCGGTGCACCCTGCGCAAGGGCCTGAAGTTCTCCAACGGCGAGCCGCTCGACGCCAAGGCCGTCAAGCACTCCCTCGAGCGCATCAAGACGATCGGCTCCAAGGTCGGCCCGAAGGACCTCTTCGGCAGCCTCGACAAGATCGAGACCCCGGACGCCCTGACGGTCGTCTTCCACCTGAACACCTCGGACGCCACCTTCCCGTACGTCCTCGGCTCGCCCGCCGCCTCGCTGGTCGCGCCCAAGGACTACCCCGCCGACAAGGTGCGCCAGGACGGCAAGGTCACCGGCTCCGGCCCGTACGTGCTCGACTCGTACAAGGAGGGCAACGAGGCCGTCCTCAGTGACAACGGGAGCTACACGGGCTTCGCCAACCGCCGTAACAAGGCAGTGACCATCCGCTACTTCCAGGACTCCCAGAAGATGGTCTCGGCCCTGAAGGCCAAGGAGATCGACGCCACCTACCGAGGCCTGTCGGCCACGGAGGTCACGGACCTGCAGACCCCCGCGGCGCACGCGCAGGGCGTCCAGGTCGTCGAGAACGTCGGCGCCGAGATCCGCTACCTGGTCTTCAACCCCAAGGACCCCGCCGTCAACAAGCTCGCGGTCCGCCAGGCGATCGCCCAGACCGTCGACCGCGGGACCCTCGTCTCCAAGGTCTACCAGGGCACCGCGGAGCCGCTGTACTCGATGGTTCCCAAGGGCGTGGTCGGCCACAAGACGCCGTTCTACGACAAGTACGGCGCCGCGGACGTCGCCAAGGCCAAGAAGATCCTCAAGGACGCCGGGGTCCCCACGCCGGTCGACCTGACCTTCTGGTACACCACCGACCGGTACGGCTCCTCCACCGCCGAGGAGTTCACCGAGCTCAAGCGCCAGCTCGACGAGAGCCAGCTCTTCCGGATCACCCTGCGCAGCCAGCCCTGGAAGGCCTTCCAGGAGGGCTACAAGGGCCAGGAGTACCCGGTCTTCGGCCGAGGCTGGTTCCCCGACTTCCCCGACCCGGACAACTTCATCGCGCCGTTCGTCGGCAAGGAGAACGCGGTCGGTACCCCGTACGAGCCCACGGAGATCCTGACCGACCTGCTGCCCAAGTCCCGCCGCGACGGAGACCGCTCCGCCGGGGTCCAGCAGTTCGAGAAGGCACAGCAGATCTTCGCCGAGGACGTCCGGCTGCTGCCCCTGTGGCAGGGCAAGCTGTACGTCGCCGCGCAAGAGGACATCGCGGGCGCCGAGCGGGCGCTGGACCCGCAGACCGCCATGCAGATGTGGGAGCTGTACCGCAAGACCAGCTGGTAG
- a CDS encoding SDR family oxidoreductase, with amino-acid sequence MTYDGIDSGKVALITGASRGIGYGIAEALVARGDRICITGRNEEALKEAVERLGADRVIGVAGKAHDEAHQAVAVERTMEAFGRVDFLVNNAGTNPVFGPIADLDLGVARKVFETNVISALGFAQRTWHAWQKDNGGAIVNIASIAGISASPFIGAYGMSKAAMVNLTLQLAHEMAPGVRVNAIAPAVVKTKFAQALYEGREQEAAAAYPLGRLGHPEDIGGAAAFLTSAQAEWITGQTLVVDGGMFLNAGVH; translated from the coding sequence ATGACGTACGACGGTATCGACAGCGGCAAGGTCGCACTGATCACCGGCGCGAGCCGGGGCATCGGCTACGGCATCGCCGAGGCGCTGGTCGCGCGCGGCGACCGGATCTGCATCACCGGACGCAACGAGGAGGCACTCAAGGAGGCCGTGGAGCGGCTCGGTGCGGACCGGGTGATCGGGGTCGCCGGCAAGGCGCACGACGAGGCACACCAGGCCGTCGCCGTCGAGCGCACGATGGAGGCCTTCGGCCGCGTCGACTTCCTGGTGAACAACGCGGGCACCAATCCGGTCTTCGGGCCGATCGCGGACCTGGACCTCGGGGTGGCCCGCAAGGTCTTCGAGACCAATGTGATCTCGGCGCTCGGCTTCGCCCAGCGGACCTGGCACGCCTGGCAGAAGGACAACGGCGGAGCGATCGTGAACATCGCCTCCATCGCCGGCATCTCGGCCTCGCCCTTCATCGGGGCGTACGGGATGAGCAAGGCCGCCATGGTCAACCTCACCCTCCAGCTCGCCCACGAGATGGCACCGGGTGTCCGGGTCAACGCGATCGCCCCCGCGGTGGTCAAGACCAAGTTCGCGCAGGCGCTCTACGAGGGCCGGGAACAGGAGGCCGCTGCCGCCTATCCGCTCGGTCGGCTGGGGCACCCGGAGGACATCGGAGGGGCCGCCGCGTTTCTTACATCTGCACAAGCGGAATGGATCACGGGCCAAACTCTGGTCGTCGACGGTGGGATGTTCCTCAATGCTGGAGTGCACTGA
- the fabG gene encoding 3-oxoacyl-ACP reductase FabG, translated as MSTTEQRVAIVTGAARGIGAATAVRLAAEGRAVAVLDLDEAACKDTVEAITAAGGKALAVGCDVSDGAQVEAAVARVASELGAPTILVNNAGVLRDNLLFKMSETDWDTVMNVHLRGAFLMSKACQKYMVEAKFGRIVNLSSSSALGNRGQVNYSAAKAGLQGFTKTLAIELGKFGVTANAVAPGFIVTEMTAQTAARVGMGFEDFQAAAATQIPVQRVGRPDDIANAIAFFTGEAAGFVSGQVMYVAGGPLN; from the coding sequence ATGTCCACCACCGAGCAGCGCGTCGCGATCGTGACCGGGGCGGCCCGGGGCATCGGCGCGGCCACCGCCGTACGCCTGGCCGCCGAGGGCCGGGCCGTCGCCGTACTCGACCTCGACGAGGCGGCCTGCAAGGACACCGTGGAGGCGATCACGGCCGCCGGCGGCAAGGCCCTGGCGGTCGGCTGCGACGTCTCCGACGGCGCGCAGGTGGAGGCCGCCGTCGCGCGCGTCGCGAGCGAGCTCGGCGCCCCGACCATCCTGGTCAACAACGCCGGTGTGCTGCGCGACAACCTGCTCTTCAAGATGAGCGAGACCGACTGGGACACGGTCATGAACGTGCACCTGCGCGGTGCCTTCCTGATGTCCAAGGCCTGTCAGAAGTACATGGTGGAGGCCAAGTTCGGCCGCATCGTGAACCTCTCCAGCAGCTCGGCGCTCGGCAACCGCGGCCAGGTCAACTACTCCGCCGCCAAGGCAGGTCTGCAGGGCTTCACCAAGACCCTGGCCATCGAGCTCGGCAAGTTCGGCGTCACGGCCAACGCCGTCGCCCCCGGTTTCATCGTCACCGAGATGACCGCCCAGACGGCCGCCCGCGTCGGCATGGGCTTCGAGGACTTCCAGGCGGCGGCCGCCACCCAGATCCCCGTCCAGCGCGTCGGCCGCCCGGACGACATCGCCAACGCCATCGCCTTCTTCACCGGCGAGGCGGCCGGCTTCGTCTCCGGCCAGGTCATGTACGTCGCCGGCGGCCCGCTCAACTGA
- a CDS encoding DUF3037 domain-containing protein, translating to MTKRDVFEYALVRVVPRMERGECFNAGVIVYCRAHSYVAARTHLDEAKLLALDPRADVAGVRAALRGVEGVCAGGESAGQAAGDDAGRRFRWLIAPRSTVVQPGPVHTGLTADPAAEVERLLDLLVR from the coding sequence GTGACCAAGCGGGACGTGTTCGAGTACGCGCTGGTGCGTGTGGTGCCCCGGATGGAACGGGGTGAGTGCTTCAACGCCGGCGTGATCGTCTACTGCCGGGCCCATTCGTACGTGGCGGCGCGCACCCATCTCGACGAGGCGAAGCTCCTCGCGCTGGATCCCCGGGCCGATGTGGCCGGGGTGCGGGCGGCGCTGCGCGGGGTCGAGGGCGTGTGCGCGGGCGGGGAGTCCGCCGGACAGGCGGCGGGTGACGACGCCGGGCGGCGGTTCCGGTGGCTGATCGCTCCGCGGAGCACGGTGGTGCAGCCGGGGCCGGTGCACACCGGCCTGACGGCCGATCCCGCGGCGGAGGTGGAGCGGCTGCTCGACCTGCTGGTTCGCTGA